The sequence AGTAATCGATCGTAAGTTCATTAAATAGAAGCTATACTATGCTACAGCAAGGCTACAACTACATCATCAACACAATAAAATATGTCTTTTTCAACGAACCGTGTTTATCTTTCTCTTTCAGTATTTTTTCCATGTCACCAGCTTTATTCTTCACGCGACCGAGGAAATCTGAATCCAATTTTTGGCAATGATACACATCAATGTTTCGTCGAAATGTTTTGGTTTTTTATGTTTTTGGTTTGTGACATcatagaaaaagaaaagaaaaagttttcgaaaaaGTCATGATTAACACCAGTTCAACTTTCTCAGCGCGGAGATCCAAATAAATGTAATTTCCCTAGCTGGTTGATTAGTAAGGGGTTATTTACCAACAAAATTGCCCAAGCATTTGCAATTCAGACTCACCTGAAATTTTCTTGCCGGCTTCCGATGAATGTGAGTCGGTTCCAGCGGGAACGAGAAGTCCTTCCGCCTGTAAATTAAAGAATTGAGTTTGCCAAATCATCGTGAAGAAATTGAAATAAGTTACCTCCAGTGTGCTCGGGCTCATGGCAGCATATTCCTCGGCATGCAGCTCGAATATCAATCCTTCGATATCAAAGAATAAAATATGACTTTCAGCATCTGCAACATTGAATTAGTTTATTAGTTGATCAGTCATTAGAATGCGCTTAACGAATAATATTCTTTTAATAATATTCAGAGCCTCAGcctagtgtttttttttttacaattccatGATTATAAACTATGAGGTTTTATGCCAAAGGCCATAATCAAGTAGTCCGTTTGTGCTGAACCATGAACTGTTCTTACCTTTAGGGTTAGTACGCAATCCTTGGATTATCAACGGACTGCTTCGGTTCTTCATCAGGAAATCCCCATGCTGATTATTATGCGCGTGCAGTTGCTGCAACTGATGAATACCACGCTGTGTGGCGTGGCGAATGGCGTTGAAGTTGCGATGACGAAGACCTCTTTGGTAATCGGGAAGGAAACAAGAGGCATCGGATCAGACAACTTTTACGAAATGTGTTTCCACAATGGTACATACCTGAAGAAGTGCACGGCAGGATTTGAAAGACCCATTTCCGATGTTGATCCACTGCTACTGCCCGTATCGCCTGTATTTTCGTCACAGGCATTCATCACTTCCTCCGCAATTATTCCTGTGTATATGCACAACACAGCATTATTTacaaaattccaacaaaaataTCCAATATCAGTTAGACATACCATGAAGAACTCTATCCAGATGTCCCGTTTCCATCTGCCACACGTACACGGTGCCATCCGAGCAACCCACAATCAGGAAGTCATCCAACGGACGCCACTTGATAGACACGACAGGAAACAGGTGTCGACTTGCGAGTGTCACGCACTTTCTTTCCTGAAGACTCAACAGTGTTACTGAATGGTCGGAGGCGACCGAGCAAATGCACTTCAGAATCCGTGGCTGAAAAGAAATTATTGTTCCACTGTTAGCAGTACAGACACAATGATGGCTGTGTGGCTTAAAACTTACGCTGCAAGTAGGTGGCGGTACCAGTAACTGAGTAATTTCGCCAGCATGGACACAGAATCGATGGAGCAGTTGTCCACTGTAGAGATCCCACAAACACACGGCAAAATCAACACCACCGGACACTAAATGAGACTTTTCGTAACGAGGATGTGCCAGTGAAGGACACAGCAAGCAGTTCACACGACCGCTGTGACCGTTCAGGATTTGATGACGAGGCCAGTCTATAAGAAGAGtttgaggaaaaaaaaagttattataCTTTTTCATAGCAATAGCATAAACCTAACTGAACTTACCACTCAGTTCCTGGTGCTGCCCATATAACAAATGCAGCATCACGGTCTGTGTGGCCGGCACGATAATAATGCTGCCATCTTCGCGACCAACGACCAACCGGCTTTGCATGGGAAGATAGATGCTGGCCGTCAGCTTAATCATCGGTTCACTGCTGTTGCGGTACAACTGATCCAGAATGCCTACCGGTAGCGGATTCATCTTGTTCCATGCCTCTTCCAAGCTCGTGCAAAATGTCGATTCAAGTGCTGTAATAATACAAATTATTGTCATGCGAATCAATCCTAAACAGATGCAAGAAAAACCATACTCGAAGGAAGTCTCTTTTCATTCTGGATCACTTTGATTTGCTCCATCGATATATCCGGGACGGCCCAGATATTGATGTAGCCCTCGGAATCACCTCGCAGAAGATACTTTTGGATCTTTCCACCACGGTTCGATGTAACTAACTTTATAGTTGGTGGACAGGACAGGGGTTTCTCGCCCGTTTGTGAGAGTACGCAATACAAGAACGGAGAATCCTTGCCAATCGACGGACcatgaaaatctttattgtCCGGAATGCTGTTTGCCGGTAGGCGATACATGTAGCCCTTCCCTTCATCAGACCACAGAATAACGCGATCGTTTGCCAGGAAATCACCTCCCATCCAGCGTTCACCAGATGGAGAGATTACGCTGCACAAAACGGTGAAATCGCCAGCATCGTAAATCTGCCAATACTTTGCGCACACAATCAAAACCGTACGTTGATTTTGCGAACAGCAGTTCATTGTAATGGCGTTCAGACATCGGATTTGCTTGGACTCATTCTCGTAGATCGGTTCAGAGTACTTGTTCTCATTTCCAATCAACGTCCAGACTTTGACGGTTCCCGTTGTGGTGATGGCCAGCACAACATCGTCCTTGCGCTTGGAGGGTCTCAAGACGTGCAGAGCCGATATCCAGTCTGGATTCACCTTAGAGCTTAGAGAGAACAACACTTCCAGGCTGAAAGGATCCATCACCATGATTTCCGCGTAGTATCCGTTGCAGAACAGTCGAATATCGTCGCAGTTAGCCATATGGTAAGCCTGGATGTTGGTATGCACCTGGGCCATCTTGATACTCTCGGTGCACTTGCCATCGACCAGGTCCCAGGTGCACATTTCGCCGTTCTCCGAAGAGCTCACCAGGAAGTTGTTGTCCTGTATGATGGATGCACGCGTCAGGCAAAGAACCGGTGCAGTATGGCCGACCAGCAGACATCGAGGTGTCATTTGCAGCGTTTCCGGATCGACTTGCCTGCAATGAGGAGCAGTTTGGATATGATCAATTTAAGATGCTGAATCCGATTGAATTCATTATAATTAAAGAGGTAATGATTACGTTTAGGATGAAGTATAGATAAAGTCTTTTCCAAAGTCCATATAACCTTTTTTCTTCGAGTTGAGTTTTTGATTTCGTCTTATGACTAGATGCATCATATTTATTAAGACATCTATTACCAAACTTATCAAAATCCCCAGAATAGCATAATTCCAGAACTAAAAGTGATCAAAAGACAGAATTTTGTCACATGGCagaattttgtttctttattaagtcTGCTATTGTCTAAGGACTAGATCGACGTCTTCCGGAAAATAATACGAAACGTTTCCGCAACTTCATTTCACAAATTGTAAAATTAATTTGTCTCCAAACGAATCATAATACACTGCTAAACAATCCAAAATGTATAATAAACTACTTTAGTCATTAGTCATTAGTGTTGTCCAGATTTAAGATAAGCTTTACTGATATATAACAGGCTTTTGGAAGATCAAGGGGAGAGAATGAGTCAAGCTCATGTGGAAAGTataaaggtcgaaagtcaacTGCTGAATTAAATATcttaattatgtttttatttaagaACACTGAATTCGGCTGGTTCGAATTGGCTGATTCCGATGTTTCCTTTAACTCTTCTGACATAATGTGATGATATTTTGTTCATCATCTCGAGTACAACGCAAATAAAACTctcataaataattttaaagctATATTGTCAAACCCTTTATCATTCCTCAATCAACTAATTTAAATTctgatattattttttttttatcttgacATACACAATTTAGTTCAATTATGGCCTCTTATCAATAATTCGCAATATATTCCTAATTCTACTGCAATCAACCTTATTTTACCCTTGACCTTATTACAATTAATAAATGAGATGTGTTGTAgttacaaaataataaaaccttAAATTTAATTTCCTTCCCCCATATTTATGGCGCAGTTTCTTAATAATCCTTTAAAAATAACTTACCACAAACAAATCTGGCCATCGTAACATCCAGTTGCAAGGATTTTCTGGTCTCGTGACAAAAACACACTCGAGACACAATGGGTGGGGGTGTTTGGCCCCCACAACACCACGGGAACTACCAAATTCGTACTGAGCATCGTAAAGGGTCACTTATTTTTTCTCTCAATCACTAATGCGCAACTATCATTGATATATATTTTAGATAAAAAGTGTCTGCGATAATGTTTCGAATTAACCGACCATTGTTTctgttccaatttttttttgtcaggcAATTCTCTCGGGAATGACGACTTTTCACTGTTATCGATCGGTTATTTACTTTCCAAATTTCCGCTCGGAATCAGCTATCTTTTTGGAGTTAATCACCTCTTTTCACTTCTGCGGAAATTCAACTTTACGGTGCACCATATTTCACAGCTGGAAAACCGCTAAGATTACTTATTTTcgcaaaaatgttcaagctataaggattttcaatcaaaaatttgcatcgcgACGAGCACTGATAAGATTTTTCATCTTTGACAGCTGATGATGATCCACTTCCAGGGTTGTATTCGCTGCGGCCGCTGCGGACGACGAATGCGAATAAGGGACTAGAAAGAACATGAAgagaatgtaaacaaataccaaGAGAACCCATGAAGCATAATATGATAGAGACTATTATATATCCATAGATAAGCGATTCGGTCATTTTATTTCAAATGCAGTGTGCACACGGTGCACATCATGGTCACAGagatggaggctcgaacaaaatttcaagcAAAACATGTGTTAACCGAGGTGTTAACAATCAAACCGAACCTCAACTCCACGATGTCGACatcactcaggaaaatcgacacatactttatggcaaaaatccatgtattttgaaatatgaatatcatttgtCGGCacattgggttgtttagcaaagaaaaatatgaggttttttatagtttaacataaagagcatgctttcctgatctccaacatatttttattttgtttgtaaatcttttatttacatttttgtgcagcaaacaataagctatttcaatcgatagaatgacactaacattcatagaatgacatttggcccatgcagcatatgaacaaatttttagtcccatacaaattgggttgtttaggggtatatatgtttttacatattctgaatctgcataaaaaactgagcctaacctcaatttttcagaatttttggagccccggaactatttttaatttggattttaaatttgtatgggatgttcttatgctgcatgggccaactgtcaatgtatgaatgttagtgtcattctatcgattgaaatggcttattgtttgctgtataaaaatggtaataaaaggtttacaaacaaaataaaaatatgttggatatcagaaaagcatgctctttatgttaaactataaaaaacctcatatttttcgcTGCTCAACAACCCAATTCTTGCTACTCTAATGACACGTCTTTACGATTCAAATTTGGGAGCCGGCACCGCCTTCGTTAGTAAATCTGCTACCTGGTGCTGACTGCCAACGTGCACCAAATCGATCATGTCCTC comes from Armigeres subalbatus isolate Guangzhou_Male chromosome 2, GZ_Asu_2, whole genome shotgun sequence and encodes:
- the LOC134211996 gene encoding WD repeat-containing protein 7 isoform X4 translates to MLSTNLVVPVVLWGPNTPTHCVSSVFLSRDQKILATGCYDGQICLWQVDPETLQMTPRCLLVGHTAPVLCLTRASIIQDNNFLVSSSENGEMCTWDLVDGKCTESIKMAQVHTNIQAYHMANCDDIRLFCNGYYAEIMVMDPFSLEVLFSLSSKVNPDWISALHVLRPSKRKDDVVLAITTTGTVKVWTLIGNENKYSEPIYENESKQIRCLNAITMNCCSQNQRTVLIVCAKYWQIYDAGDFTVLCSVISPSGERWMGGDFLANDRVILWSDEGKGYMYRLPANSIPDNKDFHGPSIGKDSPFLYCVLSQTGEKPLSCPPTIKLVTSNRGGKIQKYLLRGDSEGYINIWAVPDISMEQIKVIQNEKRLPSTLESTFCTSLEEAWNKMNPLPVGILDQLYRNSSEPMIKLTASIYLPMQSRLVVGREDGSIIIVPATQTVMLHLLYGQHQELSDWPRHQILNGHSGRVNCLLCPSLAHPRYEKSHLVSGGVDFAVCLWDLYSGQLLHRFCVHAGEITQLLVPPPTCSPRILKCICSVASDHSVTLLSLQERKCVTLASRHLFPVVSIKWRPLDDFLIVGCSDGTVYVWQMETGHLDRVLHGIIAEEVMNACDENTGDTGSSSGSTSEMGLSNPAVHFFRGLRHRNFNAIRHATQRGIHQLQQLHAHNNQHGDFLMKNRSSPLIIQGLRTNPKDAESHILFFDIEGLIFELHAEEYAAMSPSTLEAEGLLVPAGTDSHSSEAGKKISDASDITKKIAPRMEATHVMEVAQLLLSLLHSWGLDPHLDKVCETQLGLLKPKIPVSFGVLSKGGYMSLLLPTWQNNIDIKISAEQIKAISSTAELMRQQHLTDVFTARLHWELSTTLTSNHLLALISMSNTLMSMNMATFIPEQERNRKLHRQSTKASWTNDEEQEELYTQQQAQIKQGWSLLSTHHCFLLPEKIDALDANTFKRPQVEMMARRWQHHCLEIREAAQQLLLGELGRMGKKGRKQLVESWAQYLPMYTHTEPIVQQTQASTQSNPGSPVSTPGGPPLETQEEESEEEEEVVRKPSSLAELKRKQTTAVVLLGVIGAEFGQDISSSDGKRNNENRRKSSVVEGFGIGNNNLARSTSMALTHLLLAPSSQKLPAYTPLRRAAIDLIGRGFTVWEPYIDVSKVLLGLLEMCCDSNRLIPSLNYKLPLTPQADACRTARHALRLIATARPAAFITTMAREVARYNTMQQNAQAISVPITQSVLHRAKREILQCVEMLIDKMQTEIANLLVEVMDITLHCVDSGDLKNKGLAEVSPSMCKFNQVSHCSASRRISVGASNGHLAIYELRQNKCQMIPAHTKPVTALAFSPDGKFLVSYSCAENRLSFWQTSTGMFGLGQSQTRCIKGYSTAPIPDVARLNPMRLAKLIWINNRTVTLMLADGSETRFNV
- the LOC134211996 gene encoding WD repeat-containing protein 7 isoform X3, with protein sequence MLSTNLVVPVVLWGPNTPTHCVSSVFLSRDQKILATGCYDGQICLWQVDPETLQMTPRCLLVGHTAPVLCLTRASIIQDNNFLVSSSENGEMCTWDLVDGKCTESIKMAQVHTNIQAYHMANCDDIRLFCNGYYAEIMVMDPFSLEVLFSLSSKVNPDWISALHVLRPSKRKDDVVLAITTTGTVKVWTLIGNENKYSEPIYENESKQIRCLNAITMNCCSQNQRTVLIVCAKYWQIYDAGDFTVLCSVISPSGERWMGGDFLANDRVILWSDEGKGYMYRLPANSIPDNKDFHGPSIGKDSPFLYCVLSQTGEKPLSCPPTIKLVTSNRGGKIQKYLLRGDSEGYINIWAVPDISMEQIKVIQNEKRLPSTLESTFCTSLEEAWNKMNPLPVGILDQLYRNSSEPMIKLTASIYLPMQSRLVVGREDGSIIIVPATQTVMLHLLYGQHQELSDWPRHQILNGHSGRVNCLLCPSLAHPRYEKSHLVSGGVDFAVCLWDLYSGQLLHRFCVHAGEITQLLVPPPTCSPRILKCICSVASDHSVTLLSLQERKCVTLASRHLFPVVSIKWRPLDDFLIVGCSDGTVYVWQMETGHLDRVLHGIIAEEVMNACDENTGDTGSSSGSTSEMGLSNPAVHFFRGLRHRNFNAIRHATQRGIHQLQQLHAHNNQHGDFLMKNRSSPLIIQGLRTNPKDAESHILFFDIEGLIFELHAEEYAAMSPSTLEAEGLLVPAGTDSHSSEAGKKISDFLGRVKNKAGDMEKILKEKDKHDASDITKKIAPRMEATHVMEVAQLLLSLLHSWGLDPHLDKVCETQLGLLKPKIPVSFGVLSKGGYMSLLLPTWQNNIDIKISAEQIKAISSTAELMRQQHLTDVFTARLHWELSTTLTSNHLLALISMSNTLMSMNMATFIPEQERNRKLHRQSTKASWTNDEEQEELYTQQQAQIKQGWSLLSTHHCFLLPEKIDALDANTFKRPQVEMMARRWQHHCLEIREAAQQLLLGELGRMGKKGRKQLVESWAQYLPMYTHTEPIVQQTQASTQSNPGSPVSTPGGPPLETQEEESEEEEEVVRKPSSLAELKRKQTTAVVLLGVIGAEFGQDISSSDGKRNNENRRKSSVVEGFGIGNNNLARSTSMALTHLLLAPSSQKLPAYTPLRRAAIDLIGRGFTVWEPYIDVSKVLLGLLEMCCDSNRLIPSLNYKLPLTPQADACRTARHALRLIATARPAAFITTMAREVARYNTMQQNAQAISVPITQSVLHRAKREILQCVEMLIDKMQTEIANLLVEVMDITLHCVDSGDLKNKGLAEVSPSMCKFNQVSHCSASRRISVGASNGHLAIYELRQNKCQMIPAHTKPVTALAFSPDGKFLVSYSCAENRLSFWQTSTGMFGLGQSQTRCIKGYSTAPIPDVARLNPMRLAKLIWINNRTVTLMLADGSETRFNV
- the LOC134211996 gene encoding WD repeat-containing protein 7 isoform X2, producing the protein MLSTNLVVPVVLWGPNTPTHCVSSVFLSRDQKILATGCYDGQICLWQVDPETLQMTPRCLLVGHTAPVLCLTRASIIQDNNFLVSSSENGEMCTWDLVDGKCTESIKMAQVHTNIQAYHMANCDDIRLFCNGYYAEIMVMDPFSLEVLFSLSSKVNPDWISALHVLRPSKRKDDVVLAITTTGTVKVWTLIGNENKYSEPIYENESKQIRCLNAITMNCCSQNQRTVLIVCAKYWQIYDAGDFTVLCSVISPSGERWMGGDFLANDRVILWSDEGKGYMYRLPANSIPDNKDFHGPSIGKDSPFLYCVLSQTGEKPLSCPPTIKLVTSNRGGKIQKYLLRGDSEGYINIWAVPDISMEQIKVIQNEKRLPSTLESTFCTSLEEAWNKMNPLPVGILDQLYRNSSEPMIKLTASIYLPMQSRLVVGREDGSIIIVPATQTVMLHLLYGQHQELSDWPRHQILNGHSGRVNCLLCPSLAHPRYEKSHLVSGGVDFAVCLWDLYSGQLLHRFCVHAGEITQLLVPPPTCSPRILKCICSVASDHSVTLLSLQERKCVTLASRHLFPVVSIKWRPLDDFLIVGCSDGTVYVWQMETGHLDRVLHGIIAEEVMNACDENTGDTGSSSGSTSEMGLSNPAVHFFRGLRHRNFNAIRHATQRGIHQLQQLHAHNNQHGDFLMKNRSSPLIIQGLRTNPKDAESHILFFDIEGLIFELHAEEYAAMSPSTLEAEGLLVPAGTDSHSSEAGKKISGILAKMKEGAENVQTKVQAKLDSVVKNVGDTGKDASDITKKIAPRMEATHVMEVAQLLLSLLHSWGLDPHLDKVCETQLGLLKPKIPVSFGVLSKGGYMSLLLPTWQNNIDIKISAEQIKAISSTAELMRQQHLTDVFTARLHWELSTTLTSNHLLALISMSNTLMSMNMATFIPEQERNRKLHRQSTKASWTNDEEQEELYTQQQAQIKQGWSLLSTHHCFLLPEKIDALDANTFKRPQVEMMARRWQHHCLEIREAAQQLLLGELGRMGKKGRKQLVESWAQYLPMYTHTEPIVQQTQASTQSNPGSPVSTPGGPPLETQEEESEEEEEVVRKPSSLAELKRKQTTAVVLLGVIGAEFGQDISSSDGKRNNENRRKSSVVEGFGIGNNNLARSTSMALTHLLLAPSSQKLPAYTPLRRAAIDLIGRGFTVWEPYIDVSKVLLGLLEMCCDSNRLIPSLNYKLPLTPQADACRTARHALRLIATARPAAFITTMAREVARYNTMQQNAQAISVPITQSVLHRAKREILQCVEMLIDKMQTEIANLLVEVMDITLHCVDSGDLKNKGLAEVSPSMCKFNQVSHCSASRRISVGASNGHLAIYELRQNKCQMIPAHTKPVTALAFSPDGKFLVSYSCAENRLSFWQTSTGMFGLGQSQTRCIKGYSTAPIPDVARLNPMRLAKLIWINNRTVTLMLADGSETRFNV
- the LOC134211996 gene encoding WD repeat-containing protein 7 isoform X1, producing the protein MLSTNLVVPVVLWGPNTPTHCVSSVFLSRDQKILATGCYDGQICLWQVDPETLQMTPRCLLVGHTAPVLCLTRASIIQDNNFLVSSSENGEMCTWDLVDGKCTESIKMAQVHTNIQAYHMANCDDIRLFCNGYYAEIMVMDPFSLEVLFSLSSKVNPDWISALHVLRPSKRKDDVVLAITTTGTVKVWTLIGNENKYSEPIYENESKQIRCLNAITMNCCSQNQRTVLIVCAKYWQIYDAGDFTVLCSVISPSGERWMGGDFLANDRVILWSDEGKGYMYRLPANSIPDNKDFHGPSIGKDSPFLYCVLSQTGEKPLSCPPTIKLVTSNRGGKIQKYLLRGDSEGYINIWAVPDISMEQIKVIQNEKRLPSTLESTFCTSLEEAWNKMNPLPVGILDQLYRNSSEPMIKLTASIYLPMQSRLVVGREDGSIIIVPATQTVMLHLLYGQHQELSDWPRHQILNGHSGRVNCLLCPSLAHPRYEKSHLVSGGVDFAVCLWDLYSGQLLHRFCVHAGEITQLLVPPPTCSPRILKCICSVASDHSVTLLSLQERKCVTLASRHLFPVVSIKWRPLDDFLIVGCSDGTVYVWQMETGHLDRVLHGIIAEEVMNACDENTGDTGSSSGSTSEMGLSNPAVHFFRGLRHRNFNAIRHATQRGIHQLQQLHAHNNQHGDFLMKNRSSPLIIQGLRTNPKDAESHILFFDIEGLIFELHAEEYAAMSPSTLEAEGLLVPAGTDSHSSEAGKKISDFLGRVKNKAGDMEKILKEKDKHGILAKMKEGAENVQTKVQAKLDSVVKNVGDTGKDASDITKKIAPRMEATHVMEVAQLLLSLLHSWGLDPHLDKVCETQLGLLKPKIPVSFGVLSKGGYMSLLLPTWQNNIDIKISAEQIKAISSTAELMRQQHLTDVFTARLHWELSTTLTSNHLLALISMSNTLMSMNMATFIPEQERNRKLHRQSTKASWTNDEEQEELYTQQQAQIKQGWSLLSTHHCFLLPEKIDALDANTFKRPQVEMMARRWQHHCLEIREAAQQLLLGELGRMGKKGRKQLVESWAQYLPMYTHTEPIVQQTQASTQSNPGSPVSTPGGPPLETQEEESEEEEEVVRKPSSLAELKRKQTTAVVLLGVIGAEFGQDISSSDGKRNNENRRKSSVVEGFGIGNNNLARSTSMALTHLLLAPSSQKLPAYTPLRRAAIDLIGRGFTVWEPYIDVSKVLLGLLEMCCDSNRLIPSLNYKLPLTPQADACRTARHALRLIATARPAAFITTMAREVARYNTMQQNAQAISVPITQSVLHRAKREILQCVEMLIDKMQTEIANLLVEVMDITLHCVDSGDLKNKGLAEVSPSMCKFNQVSHCSASRRISVGASNGHLAIYELRQNKCQMIPAHTKPVTALAFSPDGKFLVSYSCAENRLSFWQTSTGMFGLGQSQTRCIKGYSTAPIPDVARLNPMRLAKLIWINNRTVTLMLADGSETRFNV